One window of the Anopheles cruzii chromosome 2, idAnoCruzAS_RS32_06, whole genome shotgun sequence genome contains the following:
- the LOC128268433 gene encoding eukaryotic translation initiation factor 5A: protein MAEMEDTHFEAADSGASQTFPMQCSALRKNGHVMLKGRPCKIVEMSTSKTGKHGHAKVHMVGIDIFSGKKYEDICPSTHNMDVPNVKREDYQLTDIDDGFLVLMSDNGDLREDLKIPDGDLGTQLRSEFDSGKEIVCTVLKSCGEETVIAIKNNTAADKN, encoded by the exons atggCAGAAATGGAGGATACCCACTTCGAGGCCGCCGACTCCGGCGCATCCCAAACCTTCCCGATGCAGTGCTCGGCTCTGCGTAAAAATGGTCACGTTATGCTGAAGGGACGTCCCTGCAAGATCGTTGAAATGTCTACCTCCAAGACCGGCAAACACGGACATGCCAAAGTTCACATGGTTGGCATCGACATCTTCTCTGGCAAAAA GTACGAAGATATTTGCCCTTCGACCCACAACATGGACGTCCCCAATGTCAAGCGCGAAGACTACCAACTGACTGACATTGACGACGGATTTTTAGTGCTAATGAGTGACAACGGTGACCTGCGTGAAGATCTGAAGATCCCCGATGGCGACTTGGGTACCCAGTTGCGCTCAGAGTTCGATTCCGGCAAGGAGATAGTC TGTACCGTACTGAAATCTTGTGGCGAAGAGACTGTTATTGCCATCAAAAACAACACTGCAGCTGATAAAAACTAA
- the LOC128267800 gene encoding uncharacterized protein LOC128267800, with the protein MVQNDPLLVEYQGEWYDLSAFAHKHPGGKNSLAGLHDRNMEERFARAPGHSQAAKYLMKEYKIKPLDSGRHAKQNGSNGLRNGLHSRNGLHDSGTRTGADDLTHLTDDSMEHLVDWRKPMLFQIHKIGPQYAEWVNKPVDRELRLLGPSWLENMTKTPWWIVPAFWIPAICYIIHLGSQDLATERRFSEATQSFFTIDLYLHLLIGSIVWTLLEYSLHRWVFHLDPKYNRFLQTFHFLIHGQHHKVPFDPYRLVFPVPPAILLTTIFYQPLYYLFPFPRITLAGGLIGYLTYDLIHYYLHYGSPSGGHLYHMKRYHYSHHFVHHDLGYGISSDVWDKLFGTRIVLAKLKYLLKW; encoded by the exons ATGGTACAGAACGACCCATTACTGGTGGAGTATCAGGGTGAGTGGTATGATCTATCGGCGTTTGCGCACAAACATCCCGGTGGCAAGAACTCTCTCGCTGGGCTACACGACAGAAACATGGAGGAACGGTTTGCGCGTGCCCCCGGACATTCCCAGGCGGCCAAATATCTGATGAAGGAGTACAAGATCAAACCACTAGATTCCGGGCGGCACGCGAAACAGAACGGATCGAATGGTCTCCGAAATGGTCTTCACTCTCGCAACGGACTACACGACAGCGGAACACGAACGGGTGCGGACGACCTAACACACCTCACGGACGACAGTATGGAG CACTTGGTGGATTGGAGAAAGCCGATGCTCTTTCAAATACACAAAATAGGACCCCAATATGCCGAATGGGTGAACAAACCGGTCGACCGGGAGCTGCGCCTGTTGGGACCGTCCTGGTTGGAAAACATGACAAAAACTCCGTGGTGGATCGTTCCCGCGTTCTGGATACCGGCCATCTGCTACATCATACACCTCGGCAGCCAAGATctggccaccgaacggcgctTCAGCGAAGCGACACAGTCGTTTTTCACGATTGACCTGTACCTACACCTGCTGATCGGCAGCATCGTCTGGACGTTGCTCGAGTACTCGCTGCATCGCTGGGTGTTCCATCTGGACCCGAAGTACAATCGGTTCCTGCAAACGTTCCACTTTCTTATCCACGGCCAGCACCACAAGGTTCCGTTCGATCCATACCGGCTAGTGTTTCCCGTGCCACCGGCGATCCTGCTCACCACCATCTTCTATCAGCCACTGTACTACCTGTTTCCGTTCCCCAGAATTACGCTTGCCGGCGGTTTAATAG GTTACCTTACATACGACCTCATCCACTACTACCTCCACTATGGAAGTCCCTCCGGAGGCCATTTGTATCACATGAAGCGTTATCATTACTCGCACCATTTCGTTCATCACGATCTCG GATACGGCATTAGCAGCGACGTATGGGATAAACTGTTCGGAACGCGCATCGTGCTGGCGAAGCTGAAATATCTTCTCAAATGGTGA
- the LOC128267742 gene encoding uncharacterized protein LOC128267742: protein MAKEESKYGFKDRAKAEESLELLKSEDSKYQLLTVRGLIGRAKRVLTLTKADDKVSNIKAAIETFEKWLEENSTTSSGSKNAKPKDSEEKVETVPGLGFKDKQAAEQTLRILKDRDPDYQKLAIKGLLGSAKRVLPATKNPDKLNSIKEAVALFEEFLERFDREERGKQNLPYLAVDLVRSLPKPTKSNPLAEDFLHCYETVAKGNYKHLRTKAPRDDTDSPTWDIVRNRQLRELLKPEPSVKLFDPEGKPTEVHLQLVQWAYSPQVEKLKSYASSHHRKSSPKRDRKRARSASSTDSDEEPTLKSAKDGARRKSKK from the exons ATGGCCAAAGAGGAATCAAAGTACGGCTTTAAGGATAGGGCTAAGGCCGAGGAGTCACTGGAGCTGCTGAAAAGCGAAGACTCAAAGTACCAGCTACTAACCGTGCGCGGTTTAATCGGAAGGGCCAAGCGTGTACTAACAC TGACGAAAGCGGATGACAAAGTGTCCAACATAAAAGCGGCCATTGAAACGTTTGAAAAGTGGCTCGAGGAAAACAGCACCACATCCAGCGGCtcgaaaaatgcaaaaccgaaAGATTCGGAAGAAAAGGTGGAAACCGTACCGGGCTTGGGTTTCAAGGATAAGCAGGCCGCGGAGCAGACACTACG CATACTGAAGGATCGTGATCCGGACTACCAGAAGCTGGCCATTAAGGGTCTACTGGGCAGCGCCAAGCGAGTGCTGCCGGCCACCAAGAACCCGGACAAGCTCAACTCAATCAAGGAGGCCGTGGCGCTGTTTGAGGAATTTCTCGAACGATTCGATCGCGAAGagcggggaaaacaaaacctgccCTATCTCGCCGTTGACCTCGTCCGTTCTCTTCCGAAACCAACCAAAAGTAACCCGTTGGCCGAAGATTTTCTGCACTGCTACGAGACGGTGGCAAAGGGCAACTACAAACACCTCCGGACGAAGGCTCCGCGGGACGATACCGATTCGCCGACATGGGACATTGTTCGCAATCGGCAGCTGCGGGAGCTACTGAAACCGGAGCCCAGTGTGAAGTTGTTCGACCCGGAAGGCAAACCAACCGAGGTCCACTTGCAACTCGTACAGTGGGCCTACAGTCCGCAGGTGGAAAAGCTGAAGAGTTACGCAAGTAGCCATCATCGCAAATCCAGTCCGAAAAGAGACCGAAAACGTGCCCGTTCAGCGTCCTCGACCGATAGTGACGAGGAACCAACGCTGAAAAGCGCAAAGGACGGAGCGAGAAGAAAGTCCAAAAAATAA
- the LOC128267345 gene encoding NF-kappa-B inhibitor-interacting Ras-like protein isoform X1, which yields MLTSKISKVSKVVICGGKAVGKTAILEQLIYGNVSIGSELHSTIEDTYVASIDTGKGSRDMLRIYDTAGLQGNVQLPRHYLLYPDAFILVYDPSDPASLDMLAGIKSDIDKYKEKKEMIIIVIANMHSRQPRSAGTSPSSSSPGGFGPASNGNLHSNGSHQISNQTDLTESNLNRANNWCARERIKHYMVNAMERASLYEPFVQLAIRLYPTQTKSSFRQLTQKASKVDNS from the exons ATGCTTACGTCGAAAATCAGTAAAGTGAGCAAGGTGGTAATATGCGGTGGAAAAGCGGTCGGTAAAACGGCCATCCTGGAGCAACTCATCTACGGCAACGTTTCCATCGGTTCG GAACTGCACAGCACGATTGAGGACACGTACGTGGCTAGTATCGACACCGGAAAGGGGAGCAGAGACATGCTGCGCATCTACGATACGGCGGGGCTGCAGGGCAATGTGCAGCTTCCGCGCCACTATCTGCTGTATCCGGACGCCTTCATACTCGTGTACGATCCGAGCGATCCCGCCAGCCTAGACATGCTGGCCGGGATCAAAAGTGATATCGATAAGTacaaggaaaagaaagag ATGATTATTATTGTGATAGCAAACATGCACTCGCGCCAGCCACGTTCGGCCGGGACCTCGCCGAGCAGCAGCTCTCCCGGTGGTTTCGGGCCCGCGTCCAACGGGAATCTTCACAGCAACGGTAGCCACCAAATCAGCAACCAAACCGATCTTACCGAATCGAACCTCAACCGGGCCAACAACTGGTGCGCTCGGGAACGCATCAAACACTACATGGTCAACGCGATGGAGCGGGCCTCCCTTTACGAACCGTTCGTTCAGCTCGCCATCCGCTTGTATCCCACCCAGACGAAGAGTTCTTTCCGGCAGCTGACGCAGAAAGCCTCCAAGGTGGACAACAGCTAG
- the LOC128269274 gene encoding nucleolar MIF4G domain-containing protein 1 gives MKVRPHKNVRQGKVAGRQGGGGRGGANQPKTRKDLRKEKRQQKKLNRFNYHNRSRKDRHENGAAGRGGSRRGAQQQQQQESEDELEDEELDSDLCSGGEEEEQSGKPVTTQLDVEREKEMMELRQYEASLKNKRIEQLEAANEEDDRVIKKYEKLLNINRRKNKEGVPKSFNDGLDYALDLCTDESIRKMYEAAKEAAELEENSSDEFAEDLQYAVGGAPLNGKSGSRTKEDDHDTERSSETAKKMSHKEXXLDDRDDGEESDYSENDELYSGSDGTEEPDRGAESTEDELDVPESKKRKVKFAIDRKKSTDKKQSTSKKPTSEEDSSEEDESNRPGRFVLLKSSNKSQKEVKNKKPFVRVVSEEELESDDSFDDDDDDDGDDGLDDILDDLDADSERDDPAKPPADDGTWEDIYGRKRDKAGNVIKEDPAAAAAGVSGSKYVPPHLRAKLEASKTGTATDPKQQEKLLRLKRQLKGQINRLAESNVHRISIELDNLYMQNARYDMNSTLTSLVLEAIVAPSLTPERMVLEHTLLVAILHANVGSEVGSHFLETVADRFLAQAQTIATIANEEKQLDNCVQILCHLYTFDIVKGKLVYEVLRKLLECFNEKAVECILLVLRTIGFILRKDDPLALKDLIVAVQKQAASAPDELKNDPRVRFMLDTLLAVKNNNMNKIPQYDPTLVDHFRKLLKGMITSGKYISTLNIGLQDIVNIPERGKWWLVGSAWHGAPTSATPGQGNGPSADRDGTGGEFSEQLLELARQQRMNTDDRRNVFCILMSAEDFLDAFDKLLRLSIKDLRIVVSVIMHCSLAEKDYNPYYSVLSQKFCEYDRRYQLAIQFALWDRLKEIHALKQQQLRNLGHYVTHLIAEGGLPLSCLKVIDFSDIDKVTLRLMRQVMLGLLLAADENKCLLVFSRITSSYKLKAFKDSLRLFMHHFLARGSQTNQSLPQEQLLLLQNRIKEADHLLTSDDSRVQFDDD, from the exons ATGAAAGTAAG ACCCCATAAAAACGTGCGCCAAGGCAAGGTGGCAGGAAggcagggtggtggtggtcgcggtGGAGCAAACCAACCTAAAACCCGCAAGGATTTGCGCAAGGAGAAGCGACAGCAGAAGAAACTCAATCGTTTCAACTACCACAATCGCAGCCGAAAAGACCGGCACGAGAATGGTGCTGCTGGTAGAGGAGGCTCTCGAAGGggtgcccagcagcagcagcagcaagagtCCGAAGACGAGCTGGAGGACGAAGAGCTTGACTCGGACCTGTGCTCGGGCGGCGAGGAAGAAGAGCAAAGCGGTAAACCCGTGACGACTCAGCTGGATGTCGAACGCGAGAAGGAAATGATGGAGCTGCGCCAGTACGAGGCGAGCCTGAAGAACAAACGGATCGAGCAGCTCGAGGCGGCCAACGAAGAGGACGATCGTGTGATTAAAAAGTACGAAAAGTTGCTCAACATCAATCggcgcaaaaacaaagaagGCGTGCCGAAGAGTTTCAACGATGGCCTCGATTATGCGCTGGATCTGTGCACCGATGAAAGTATCCGCAAAATGTACGAAGCAGCAAAGGAGGCCGCGGAGCTGGAGGAAAACTCGTCGGATGAGTTTGCCGAAGACTTGCAATacgccgtcggtggtgcccCTTTGAATGGCAAGTCTGGATCGAGGACGAAAGAGGATGATCACGATACGGAACGGAGTTCGGAGACGGCAAAGAAAATGTCCCACAAAGAG NNNNNACTGGATGATCGTGACGACGGTGAAGAGTCGGATTACTCCGAGAACGATGAACTCTACTCGGGATCCGATGGAACCGAGGAACCAGACCGAGGAGCAGAGAGCACCGAGGATGAGCTAGATGTGCCGGAAAGTAAAAAGAGAAAGGTTAAATTCGCGATCGATAGAAAGAAATCGACCGATAAAAAGCAAAGCACAAGTAAAAAACCTACCTCGGAGGAGGATTCATCGGAAGAGGATGAATCGAATCGTCCCGGACGTTTCGTTCTGCTAAAATCGagcaataaatcacaaaaaGAAGTGAAAAATAAGAAACCCTTCGTACGGGTTGTGTCGGAAGAAGAACTAGAATCCGACGACagtttcgacgacgacgacgacgacgatggagaTGATGGATTGGATGATATTCTCGATGATTTGGATGCTGATTCCGAACGGGATGATCCAGCCAAACCACCGGCAGACGATGGCACCTGGGAAGACATTTATGGCCGCAAGCGAGACAAAGCGGGAAACGTGATCAAAGAGgatccggctgctgctgctgctggtgtatCGGGCAGCAAGTACGTTCCGCCACATTTGCGTGCGAAGCTCGAAGCATCCAAGACGGGCACCGCGACGGATCCGAAGCAACAGGAAAAATTGTTGCGCCTCAAACGGCAGCTGAAGGGTCAGATCAATCGGCTGGCGGAATCAAACGTACACCGAATCTCGATCGAGCTGGACAATCTGTACATGCAAAATGCACGCTACGACATGAACAGCACACTGACGAGCCTCGTACTGGAAGCGATCGTGGCCCCTAGCCTCACCCCGGAGCGGATGGTCCTCGAGCACACACTGCTGGTGGCCATTCTGCACGCGAACGTCGGCAGTGAAGTTGGATCGCACTTTCTAGAAACGGTCGCCGACCGGTTTCTCGCGCAAGCTCAAACGATCGCCACGATCGCCAACGAGGAGAAGCAGTTGGACAACTGTGTCCAGATTCTGTGCCATCTGTACACATTCGATATCGTCAAGGGAAAGCTCGTTTACGAGGTGCTACGGAAGCTACTCGAATGCTTCAATGAAAAGGCCGTCGAATGCATTCTACTCGTGCTCCGTACGATCGGGTTTATCTTGCGCAAGGACGATCCACTCGCGCTAAAGGATTTGATCGTGGCCGTCCAAAAGCAAGCGGCTTCCGCTCCGGATGAACTGAAGAATGA TCCGCGTGTTAGGTTTATGCTCGATACGCTGCTGGCGGTGAAGAACAACAACATGAACAAGATACCGCAGTACGATCCGACCCTGGTGGACCATTTCCGGAAGCTGCTGAAGGGAATGATCACGAGTGGAAAGTACATCTCGACGCTCAACATCGGCCTGCAGGATATCGTGAACATCCCCGAGCGCGGCAAATGGTGGCTCGTTGGCTCGGCGTGGCACGGTGCTCCCACTTCAGCCACGCCGGGACAGGGAAATGGCCCTTCTGCCGATCGCGATGGTACCGGTGGCGAGTTTAGCGAGCAGCTTCTAGAGCTGGCACGCCAACAGCGCATGAACACGGATGACCGGCGCAACGTGTTCTGCATTCTGATGAGTGCGGAGGACTTTTTGGACGCCTTCGATAAACTGCTGCGACTGTCGATCAAGGATCTGCGCATCGTGGTCTCGGTTATCATGCACTGCAGCCTGGCGGAGAAGGATTACAATCCGTACTATAGCGTGTTGTCGCAAAAGTTTTGCGAGTACGATCGCCGTTACCAGTTGGCGATCCAGTTTGCACTGTGGGATCGGTTGAAAGAGATACACGCGCTcaagcagcaacagttgcGCAACTTAGGCCACTATGTTACGCATCTGATCGCGGAAGGAGGCCTACCGCTTTCCTGCCTCAAGGTGATCGACTTTTCCGACATCGATAAGGTAACCCTGCGGTTGATGCGGCAGGTGATGCTGGGGTTACTGTTGGCGGCGGACGAGAACAAGTGTCTGCTGGTATTCAGCCGTATCACGTCGAGCTACAAGCTGAAGGCGTTCAAGGATAGTCTGCGCCTCTTTATGCACCACTTTCTGGCCCGGGGCAGCCAAACGAACCAGAGCCTACCGCAGGAACAGCTGCTACTGTTGCAAAATCGCATCAAAGAAGCGGACCATCTACTGACCTCGGACGATTCCCGAGTTCAGTTCGATGATGACTAA
- the LOC128267345 gene encoding NF-kappa-B inhibitor-interacting Ras-like protein isoform X2 — MLTSKISKVSKVVICGGKAVGKTAILEQLIYGNVSIGSELHSTIEDTYVASIDTGKGSRDMLRIYDTAGLQGNVQLPRHYLLYPDAFILVYDPSDPASLDMLAGIKSDIDKYKEKKEMIIIVIANMHSRQPPDLTESNLNRANNWCARERIKHYMVNAMERASLYEPFVQLAIRLYPTQTKSSFRQLTQKASKVDNS, encoded by the exons ATGCTTACGTCGAAAATCAGTAAAGTGAGCAAGGTGGTAATATGCGGTGGAAAAGCGGTCGGTAAAACGGCCATCCTGGAGCAACTCATCTACGGCAACGTTTCCATCGGTTCG GAACTGCACAGCACGATTGAGGACACGTACGTGGCTAGTATCGACACCGGAAAGGGGAGCAGAGACATGCTGCGCATCTACGATACGGCGGGGCTGCAGGGCAATGTGCAGCTTCCGCGCCACTATCTGCTGTATCCGGACGCCTTCATACTCGTGTACGATCCGAGCGATCCCGCCAGCCTAGACATGCTGGCCGGGATCAAAAGTGATATCGATAAGTacaaggaaaagaaagag ATGATTATTATTGTGATAGCAAACATGCACTCGCGCCAGCCAC CCGATCTTACCGAATCGAACCTCAACCGGGCCAACAACTGGTGCGCTCGGGAACGCATCAAACACTACATGGTCAACGCGATGGAGCGGGCCTCCCTTTACGAACCGTTCGTTCAGCTCGCCATCCGCTTGTATCCCACCCAGACGAAGAGTTCTTTCCGGCAGCTGACGCAGAAAGCCTCCAAGGTGGACAACAGCTAG